Proteins encoded within one genomic window of Scheffersomyces stipitis CBS 6054 chromosome 3, complete sequence:
- a CDS encoding 40S ribosomal protein S11 (go_component intracellular; ribosome~go_function structural constituent of ribosome~go_process protein biosynthesis), whose protein sequence is MATELTVQSERAFQKQPHIFTNPKAKANRKTKRWYKDIGLGFKTPKTAIEGTYIDKKCPFVGTVSIRGKILTGTVVSTKMHRTIIIRRDYLHYVPKYNRYEKRHKNVAAHVSPAFRVQEGDVVTVGQCRPISKTVRFNVIKVAAAASKSKQFTKF, encoded by the exons ATGGCTACTGAATTAACCGTTCAATCCGAAAGAGCTTTCCAAAAG CAACCACACATCTTTACCAACCCAAAGGCCAAGGCCAACAGAAAGACCAAGAGATGGTACAAGGACATTGGTTTAGGTTTCAAGACCCCAAAGACCGCCATTGAAGGTACTTACATTGACAAGAAGTGTCCATTCGTTGGTACTGTCTCCATCAGAGGTAAGATCTTGACCGGTACTGTTGTCTCCACCAAAATGCACAGAACTATCATCATCAGAAGAGACTACTTGCACTACGTTCCAAAATATAACAGATACGAAAAGAGACACAAGAACGTCGCTGCTCACGTTTCCCCAGCTTTCCGTGTCCAAGAAGGTGATGTCGTTACCGTTGGTCAATGTAGACCAATCTCTAAGACCGTTAGATTCAACGTCATCAAGGTTGCCGCTGCTGCTTCCAAGTCCAAGCAATTCACTAAGTTCTAA
- a CDS encoding predicted protein (go_function electron transporter activity~go_process electron transport), which yields MFKVKQTRLVAVASLFILLVFVLYRSSGSDTSTNSVAQVVTTNNIIDSQNDDKKDDAINQKILLSENNVDEADEGKPEVSEDKPFDPAQSFLEIRTLAPMTIFSKSYCPFSKRLKELLKDNYQITPEPQIVELDKHSNGRELQTYIGEVTGRSTVPNVIVGATTESRGGCDDLVKLHESGELLSLLAEWGGKKMVVKKIDAPSNL from the coding sequence ATGTTCAAGGTGAAACAAACAAGACTAGTGGCTGTGGCCTCGTTGTTCATTTTATTGGTTTTCGTTCTCTACAGATCTTCCGGTTCTGACACCTCGACCAATTCCGTTGCTCAAGTAGTGACTACAAATAACATTATCGACTCTCAGAACGACGACAAGAAAGATGATGCTATAAATCAGAAGATTTTACTTTCCGAGAACAATGTGGATGAAGCAGACGAAGGAAAACCAGAAGTTTCTGAGGACAAGCCATTTGATCCCGCACAAtcgttcttggaaatcagAACGCTTGCACCTATGACTATATTCTCCAAGTCTTACTGTCCTTTCTCGAAAAGACTCAAGGAGTTGCTTAAGGACAACTACCAGATTACCCCAGAGCCTCAGATTGTCGAACTTGACAAGCACCTGAACGGTCGTGAATTGCAGACATACATTGGTGAAGTCACAGGTAGATCGACTGTACCAAATGTCATTGTTGGAGCAACCACCGAAAGCAGAGGTGGATGTGACGACTTGGTCAAGCTTCATGAGCTGGGCGAGTTGTTACTGTTGTTAGCCGAATGGGGTGGAAAAAAGATGGTAGTCAAAAAGATAGATGCCCCATCCAACTTGTAG
- the PHO84 gene encoding inorganic phosphate transporter, transmembrane protein (go_component integral to membrane~go_function transporter activity~go_process transport) yields the protein MSDINETEAYHENNSGGKTAFKDYLGKFAHIEDPLERRRLALEEIDKAGFGWTQVKMIMIAGVGFMTDSYDIFAINLGLTMLGYVYWKGTIPASTQTLLKVSTSVGTVIGQVGFGTVADMVGRKAIYGLELIVIIAATILQCTVGQSPAIEFVGIFATLRILMGIGIGGDYPLSSIISAEFATTKWRGAIMAAVFSNQGLGQLFAGIVAMITIAAYKSDLEYATSAALCDHRCIKACDQMWRILIGFGCVPGCIALYYRLTIAESPRYSLDVNEHDDLEKVADAEAQIDEHAAEIAAPKASFRDFIAHFSQWKYGKILLGTAGSWFMLDVAYYGLSLNTAIILQTIGYASSANVYQKLYDSAAGNLILICAGALPGYWLSVATIDTVGRKPIQVGGFLLLTIILCIIGFAYHKLSEGGLLALYILAQLFQNFGPNTTTFIIPGEIFPTRYRSTAHGISAASGKVGAIIAQTCLGTLINHGCAKDKPNCWLNHVMQIFALFMFIGIFLSLLLPETKRKTLEEITEKYHGEIDATKLGKDRYIPTAQEESYDSDLKQ from the coding sequence ATGTCTGACATTAACGAAACTGAAGCCTACCACGAAAACAACTCTGGTGGTAAGACTGCCTTCAAGGACTACTTGGGTAAGTTTGCCCACATTGAAGATCcattggaaagaagaagattggccttggaagaaattgataagGCCGGTTTTGGATGGACTCAAGTCAAGATGATCATGATTGCCGGTGTCGGTTTCATGACCGATTCCTACGATATCTTCGCCATCAACTTGGGTCTTACCATGTTGGGTTACGTCTACTGGAAGGGTACCATCCCAGCCTCTACCCAAaccttgttgaaggtttCTACCTCTGTCGGTACCGTTATCGGTCAAGTCGGTTTCGGTACTGTTGCTGATATGGTCGGTCGTAAGGCTATTTACGGTTTGGAATTGATTGTCATTATCGCTGCCACTATTTTGCAATGTACTGTTGGTCAATCTCCTGCCATTGAATTCGTCGGTATCTTTGCTACCTTGAGAATCCTCATGGGTATCGGTATCGGTGGTGACTACCCATTGTCTTCTATTATCTCTGCCGAATTCGCTACCACCAAGTGGAGAGGTGCTATTATGGCTGCCGTTTTCTCCAACCAGGGTTTGGGTCAATTGTTTGCCGGTATCGTTGCCATGATTACCATCGCTGCCTACAAGAGCGATTTGGAATACGCTACCTCTGCTGCTCTCTGTGACCACAGATGTATCAAGGCTTGTGACCAGATGTGGAGAATTCTTATCGGTTTCGGTTGTGTTCCAGGTTGTATTGCCTTGTACTACAGATTGACCATTGCCGAATCTCCAAGATACTCCCTTGATGTCAACGAACACGACGATCTCGAAAAGGTTGCCGACGCCGAAGCTCAAATCGACGAACACGCTGCTGAAATCGCTGCTCCAAAGGCTTCTTTCCGCGACTTCATTGCCCACTTCTCTCAATGGAAATACGgtaagatcttgttggGTACTGCCGGTTCTTGGTTCATGTTGGATGTTGCTTACTACGGTTTGTCTTTGAACACTGCCATCATCTTGCAAACCATTGGTTACGCTTCTTCTGCCAACGTCTACCAAAAGTTGTACGACTCTGCTGCCGGTAACTTGATTTTGATCTGTGCCGGTGCCTTGCCAGGTTACTGGTTGTCTGTTGCTACCATCGATACCGTTGGTAGAAAGCCAATCCAAGTTGGTGGTTTCTTGCTTTTGACCATCATCTTGTGTATCATTGGTTTCGCTTACCACAAGTTGTCTGAAGGTGGTTTGTTGGCTTTGTACATTCTTGCTCAATTGTTCCAGAACTTCGGACCAAACACCACTACTTTCATCATTCCAGGTGAAATTTTCCCAACTAGATACAGATCCACTGCTCATGGTATCTCTGCTGCCTCTGGTAAGGTTGGTGCCATCATCGCACAAACCTGTCTTGGTACCTTGATTAACCACGGTTGTGCTAAGGACAAGCCAAACTGTTGGTTAAACCACGTCATGCAAATCTTCGCCTTGTTCATGTTCATTGGTATCTTCCTTTCCTTGTTGCTCCCAGAAACTAAGAGAAAGaccttggaagaaatcacTGAAAAGTACCACGGTGAAATTGATGCCACCAAGTTGGGCAAGGACAGATACATTCCTACTGCCCAAGAAGAATCCTACGATTCCGACTTGAAGCAATAG
- a CDS encoding predicted protein — MAMKPFTLRSPEAVFRFISPITSRYPHSPLTAILSKVPSLRNSVEDEVQRICYRAMKYLRSIQNIHSSMSEYFFDADLMDIGRLPKGILDVSSNIQFQKCSMGL; from the exons ATGGCTATGAAACCATTTACACTCAGGTCGCCAGAAGCTGTGTTCCGCTTTATATCACCGATAACTTCCCGATACCCTCATTCTCCGCTTACTGCGATACTCAGTAAAGTGCCCTCATTAAGAAACTCTgtggaagatgaagttcaGCGGATTTGCTACAGGGCTATGAAGTACTTGCGTTCAATCCAGAACATACATTCCTCTATGTCAGAATACTTCTTTGACGCCGACTTGATGGACAT AGGACGTTTACCTAAGGGTATACTTGATGTTTCTTCGAACATACAATTTCAGAAGT GTTCAATGGGACTCTGA
- a CDS encoding predicted protein codes for MAPPTRPTSAGARLQKLALTQQFYWFLGHVMAVLFFAVSTISSFIFPRSSLKYYRFSLLSILVTYVIVIKQIYLRKLSTVTATRLIRDENVQYFVLAGVFYLASFKIGVVAGSLYSFAIFAVFHILTYFQNNLLSIVLANPQAQQQVNATINQFTTNYNQQALIVAANAEAMLLVLNVFSVFSAFLFNLVLQRDIVYFLVKLWVAAITVVFVKFRFDSNQYTKLVIQQFDLKISELLARFNSTALNNLYNVSFKSQFLPHYIAPIQVPKENIKKT; via the coding sequence ATGGCTCCTCCTACCAGACCTACCAGTGCCGGGGCTAGACTCCAGAAACTTGCATTAACACAACAGTTCTACTGGTTCCTTGGTCATGTGATGGCCGTTCTCTTTTTTGCAGTTTCCACCATCAGTTCGTTTATCTTTCCTCGTTCATCGCTTAAGTACTACAGGTTTTCGCTTTTATCGATCCTCGTGACTTACGTCATTGTGATCAAGCAGATTTACCTTCGTAAGCTTCTGACTGTGACAGCCACTCGTCTCATTCGTGACGAAAACGTCCAGTACTTTGTTCTTGCTGGAGTGTTCTACTTggcttccttcaagatagGCGTCGTGGCTGGTTCGCTTTACTCATTTGCCATTTTTGCTGTGTTTCACATTCTCACATACTTTcagaacaacttgttgtcgATTGTATTGGCCAATCCTCAGGCTCAACAGCAGGTGAATGCCACTATCAACCAGTTTACCACTAACTACAACCAGCAGGCACTTATAGTTGCAGCCAATGCTGAAGCCATGCTTCTCGTGTTGAACGTTTTCCTGGTTTTCCTGGCAtttttgttcaacttggtgcTCCAACGTGACATTGTCTActtcttggtcaagttATGGGTAGCTGCTATAACTGTAGTGTTTGTAAAGTTCAGATTCGACTCTAACCAGTACACCAAGCTTGTAATCCAACAGTTTGATCTCAAGATCAGCGAATTGTTGGCAAGATTCAACAGTACAGccttgaacaacttgtacAATGTCTCGTTCAAGAGCCAATTCCTTCCTCACTACATTGCACCTATTCAAGTGCCCAAGGAAAACATCAAAAAGACATGA
- a CDS encoding predicted protein, producing the protein MASQSSKKTAQANTTTLNQLHAISAGINLAVLIIVYFFRRPSNYKPWVLFSLPSWFFQYTLEKSGRPTYQGNKLVRSGEDIHHEGLYEYFFDIIYVTWILDILMVILGTNYVWFLYLAIPGYAGYKIFGVAAPFLKKSKPAKAEASSETSGADSKSKRQTKLEARREKGQGQVRYR; encoded by the coding sequence ATGGCATCTCAAAGTTCGAAGAAGACGGCTCAGGCCAATACCACTACCTTGAACCAATTGCATGCTATCTCTGCTGGCATAAACTTGGCCGTTCTCATCATCGTCTACTTCTTTAGAAGACCATCCAACTACAAACCATGGGTGCTCTTTTCACTTCCTTCCTGGTTTTTCCAGTATACTTTGGAGAAGTCTGGTCGTCCAACTTACCAAGGCAACAAACTTGTAAGATCTGGTGAAGATATTCATCATGAAGGGTTGTATGAATACTTCTTCGATATCATCTATGTTACATGGATCTTGGATATCCTCATGGTAATCTTGGGCACCAACTACGTGTGGTTTCTCTACTTGGCTATCCCAGGTTATGCAGGCTACAAGATCTTTGGCGTAGCTGCACcttttttgaagaaatccaaaccAGCTAAAGCAGAAGCTTCTTCAGAGACTTCTGGTGCTGACTCCAAGAGTAAGCGTCAGACTAAGTTGGAAGCTAGAAGAGAAAAGGGCCAGGGCCAGGTGCGGTACAGATAA
- a CDS encoding predicted protein, which produces MGKVSDLESFIDVASDLLSAYPSSTTLSITYTNVAKKSKDSKVTKPNTKKASNAVHFKLFEPKSGKCIKYNTYKIKELSRLLAFIGPRGVNVVTSTSTGQDHVDGLASIMSNVKYSNEDENVAVSSTANVAANSGIETPEEFSHDTTPVPASKPATASKKKNKKKKGKK; this is translated from the coding sequence atgggTAAAGTGTCCGACCTAGAGTCGTTCATAGACGTTGCCTCAGACTTGCTTTCTGCTTATCCGAGTTCAACTACACTTTCAATAACTTATACAAATGTCGCCAAGAAGAGTAAAGATTCCAAAGTCACTAAACCTAACACGAAGAAAGCTTCCAATGCTGTTCATTTCAAGTTATTTGAGCCCAAGTCTGGTAAGTGCATCAAGTATAACACatacaagatcaaagagTTGTCACGTCTTTTGGCATTCATCGGACCTCGTGGTGTAAACGTAGTAACATCCACTTCTACTGGCCAAGACCATGTAGATGGTTTGGCTTCCATCATGAGTAATGTCAAGTAtagcaacgaagacgaaaatGTAGCAGTTTCAAGCACGGCAAATGTAGCAGCCAATTCAGGTATTGAAACTCCTGAAGAATTCAGTCATGATACTACTCCTGTTCCAGCATCAAAACCCGCAACCGcttcgaagaagaaaaacaagaagaaaaagggAAAGAAGTAA